The Rattus norvegicus strain BN/NHsdMcwi chromosome 2, GRCr8, whole genome shotgun sequence nucleotide sequence ggctcctctatccagcaccagatagcatcattttactttcaagcctagaaattgcacacttgtatataaaccaaccgaagatgagtattgagagttcatcttggtggatttttcctttgatgaatatgaagtgtccttccttatcttttttgatgacttttaattgaaaattgattttatttgatattagaatggctactccagcttgcttcttctgaccatttgcttgaaaagttgttttccagcctttcactctgaggtagtgtctgtctttgtctctgaggtgtgtttcctgtaggcagcagaatgcagggtcctcattgcgtatccagtttcttaatctatgtctttttattggggagttgaggccattgatgttgagagatattaaggaatagtgattattgcttcctgttatattcatatttggatgtgaggttatgtttgtgtgcttttcttctctttgttttgttgccaagatgattagtttcttgcttcttctagggtatagcttgcctccttatgttgggctttaccctttattatcctttgtagtgctggatttgtagaaagatattgtgtaaatttggttttgtcatggaatatcttggtttctccatctatgttaattgagagttttgcaggatacagtaacctgggctggcatttgtgttctcttagggtctgtatgacatctgtccaggatcttctggccttcatagtttctggcgaaaagtctggtgtgattctgataggtctgcctttatatgttacttgacctttttcccttactgcttttaatattctttctttattttgtgcgtttggtgctttgacaattatgtgacgggaggtgtttcttttctggtccaatctatttggagttctgtaggcttcttgtatgcctatgggtatctctttttttaggttagggaagttttcttctatgattttgttgaagatatttactggtcctttgagctgggagtcttcactctcttctatacctattatccttaggtttgatcttctcattgagtcctggatttcctgtatgttttggaccagtagctttttctgctttacattatctttgacagttgagtcaatgatttctatggaatcttctgctcctgagattctctcttccatctcttgtattctgttggtgaagcttgtatctacagctccttgtcttttcttttgattttctatgtccagggttgtttccatgtgttctttcttgattgcttctatttccatttttaattccttcaactgtttgattgtgttttcctggaattctttcagggatttttgtgattcctctctgtaggcttctacttgttctctaagggagttctttatgtctttcttgaagtcctccagcatcatgatcaaatatgattttgaaactagatcttgcttttctggtgtgtttggatattccgtgtttgctttggtgggagaattgggctccgatgatgccatgtagtcttggtttctgttgcttgggttcctgcgcttgcctctcgccatcagattatctctagtgttactttgttctgctatttctgacagtggctagactgtcctataagcctgtgtgtcaggagtgctgtagacctgttttcctgttttctttcagccagttatggggacagagtgttctgctttcgggcgtgtagtttttcctctctacaggtcttcagctgttcctgtgggcctgtgtcctgagttcaccaggcaggtttcttgcaggggaaaagttggtcctacctgcggttccaaggctcaagtttgctcgtggggtactgcctaagtcctctccgctgtggcagcaaccgggaagatctgcgccgctctttcagggagcctccgtgcaccagggttccagatggcatttggtgttttcctctggcgtctggatgtgcacagagtgcagtctcttctggtttcccaggcgtgtccgcctctctgaaggtttagctctccctcccacgggatttgggtgcagagaactgtttatccggtctgtttccttcaggttccggcggtgtctcaggcgcaggggtcctgccgctcccgggccctcccctacgggaacccagaggccttatacagttgcctcttgggccagggatgtgggcaggggtgggcagtgttggtggtctcctccgctctgcagcctcaggagtgcccacctgatcaggcggtgaggtctctctcccacggggtttgggagcagagctgAAGAAGTCTTAATTCTTCTCTGGACCCAAACCTCCTCTGATAGGAAGTTGGCAGCCAGTGGGGCCCCATGCCTTGAGAACAAAACCTTCATTTCTCTTATTTGACTGTTGTTACACCTGTAATAAGTCCAGAGATGACACTCAAGGTTTCTGAGAGGTGGAAGGACTAGGGGGTGTGAGTAGAGGAACAAACTGACAGGCAGTTAAGAACAGGTTCTTCCCAAATCCAGGTTTGAGCATTTGCCAATATAATGGTGCTGGTCTATTATTTCAGTTTGGAAGTTTTATGGGTATTGATTAACTCATCACCTTCTAACATATTTAGGGGCTTTCAGAGTTTCCGTTTATCTATTGGAGCCTTTATGTTATATATTGCCTATTATAATCTCTGTCTATTTTGCTATTGAGATTGCTGTTTTCCTTGTTACTTAAGAAGTATTCTTCAGGTACCTTGAATAGCcactttggttgttttgtttcttggattttttgttttgttttgttttgttttttcaagaagGTTTTCTCTGGAGTaagttctagaactcactctgtagaccaggctggcctcaaggtcagagatccagctgcctctatattccaagtgctaggataaaagccatgtgccaccactgcccagctgaatAGTAACCTTTTTAGACTTTAATAGCAAGAACATAGAGGTTCTCCCATTCTGATAGCTCTTAAGACTGTCtactgcaggggctggggatttagctcagtggtagagcgcttgcctagcgagcgcaaggccctgggttcagtcctcaactctgaaaaaataaaaagactgttTACTACAATATTCTTCATTAATCAAAACTACTACTATCAAGTTAAGGTAACTAGATTCATCCATATTCACCTCCACATTGTTCATTTGAAATCGTATTTGCTAATCCTTCCCTATCCCTAGGTGCTGCACAGTTTTCTGTCAACAAGATAGTTTTCTCTATACAACTAGATGAAATGCTGTGCAAGGTAGCAACTCAACTTATTGTTCTGCGGTTGAAACACAAAGTTTCCCAGCATCTTCTGAATAGACCCCCTTCCCCCTTGTGGTTAGGGGTGGGAGAAGAACATGGAGACGAAAGTTACTAAAATtaccttaaaataataaaaaatgactaTATGTCTTTTTTTATGATATAGAATGTGAGATAATATAAAATTTggggaaagaaataaaggaattcGGGGAGGGGAAGATGCagcagaaggggaagaagaggggggtgTTAGGGGAAGGAGAGGGCACTGCTGGGAAAGCCCTCCGGAGAAGTTGAACTGTGTGTCTGTGGCACTCGCTGCTCTGGTCTAACCTGCACTGGTTTCTTTTCCAGCTCTACCCTGTGAGCCTGCTGGTGAGTtgtgctccccctcctcctcacaaTCTAGGGGTAGCTTGTCCCCCAAATCAGCGCATGAGGCACATGGATGTCTGAGCAGCCGTGCCTGTCCTGTCCCAGAAACAAACTTGAGAGACTCTTCTGGGCCCAGGCTGTGGCCTGTGTCTGCCTAGCCTGGGTGAGCTGTTCTGGAGCCATCTTATCCCTGGGAGGGGGATATGGTCACACATAGATGGAAGCAATGGAGGCGAGCATCAGAGATCTGCCTTAGAAGGGATCTGTCCTCCTTCAGAGGCCCCAGGGCTACTCTTCAGCTGCGGACACTGCCAATGGCTGAGAAGAGGAAAGCAGAGCCACAGAGCACAGCGCTGTAGTCCTTCCCCAGCCACATGCAAACCCAACATGTCTgccctcactgtctctgtctctgtctctgtctctctctgtctctttctctctctctccctccctctgtctctctctctctctgtctctctctctctgctatatGCAAATTCGATTTTCTTGCCACAAGGAATTTTTCACTGTGAAGCATATGCAAATCTACCATGCATGAACTGATCTCTTGCTCACAAACTACTAACCACAAGGTTAAAAaagattgggggctggagagatggctcagtggttaagagtactacatgctcttccagaggtcctgagttcaattctcaacaaccacgtggtggctcacaaccacctgtaatgggatcagattctctcctttggtgtgtctgaagacagcgacagtgtactcacagacataaaataaataaattcttttaaaaacctcatttaaaaaaaagattgtctAGTGCACCCAGCAACACAGGATCAGAGATCCCCATGAttggacagaagagaaggatcTGATCTTCTGGGTCCATCACTGATATCCAAACTTAAGTCATGTCTGTGTGATGCCGTATGTGTCTTTCGTTTGGTCTCTCCTTTATCTCTAAGGCCAAGCATTCAGTCACAGCCTAAACAGAAATACAAACCCACATCCAGGACAAGGAAATAGTTGCTTTGCatgtttttatggaaatcttTGATGCCTGAGAATTCTCTGAAACAAGCTGTGTGCTACAAGGCAGAACTGCAGACTCCACAGTGAGGCGTGTTGGCCTTCTTGCTCCTTGTTACCCTGGCCCACTCAGAAGAAAGGGTTGTGGGTACCTTCTGCCTTCCTTTGTCCGCTCAGTTTCAAATGCTGGGAAGTTCTCAGTGCTCTGGGGATCACAGATGCCTACTGAGAGATGCAGGGTATTCCACACATGGGGCAGATGCTAACTGTAGGTATAACTGGTGTCTGAAAGGATTCTTCAAAAGGTGTTCTTGTAGGAAGGGTCTGAGGTTATACACACTGAGCTAGGACTCACTGGGGACCCAGAGGACTCTGTATTTTCATCTGGTGAAGAGAATGATTTCCCTAAAAGGGAAACTATTGAAGTCTCCCAAATTGAGAGGTTCTCAGGGTTAAGTAAATGCCCAAAGCGACTGTGGCATTCATGAGCTGATGGGACTGTGAAAAGGCTGAGGAAAGCACCTTAATAGAAAGAGCCCTGAAAGCCCAGAGCACACATCCCTACGATCTAAGACCTGTGTTAGACTTTCATTGCATCCCATGCATTCTTCAAAGGACCTGAACTGTGTGGGTGATGGGTTTGGTGCATTTCCAGGCAAGTGCCCCTGTTTCTCCATCAAGAACTGCTACAGGAGGCTCAGGGAAGAGGCAGCAGAGGACTGAGCTCCTCTATATTGCTTCTATACTTCCTGACTCCCCAGGTCCCCTGTTGTGCCTTTGAAAGTGATGCCGTGCATCTGAGATGTCAGGCAAAGGGGAACCTTTGTCCTGATCAATAtggtttataaaaaaataaaataagagaagtGGGCTGAGTTTTAGCTCAGCATCCAGCATATATAAGGCTCTACTGCTTGCTGGTATTACCAAAATATAgaagtgggaggaggggaggggcatgAGGGAAGgggcaggcaggaagggagggggagggaaaggagaacaggaagggagggaggagaaaggagagtttATGAAAGACAGTTTACAAAAGCATCAAGCTCTGCCATACCTTGTGACAGTCTTCAATATACCCACAGTGGTATAGCTTAAAAAATTAttccagaaattaaaaaaataagatgatgAGATCTAAGCCACAGGTGAAGATTGCCTTCTGGAAAGGGTTAGGAAGTACCAGAAGGAACAGAGCAGGTTCACAGCAAAGGGAAACTCATGCCTATGACAGAGGTTGTGGGAGACGTTGTAGATCCTACAGACTGAGAACACAAAAGATGTCTAATCATGAATACTGCTCTGGAGTTTGTGTTTATGTCCTAtctctttttttataatttatttaatgtatatgagtacactgtagctgtcttcagacataccagaaggacctctggaagaatagtcagtgctcttaagcacttaaccacctctccagcccatgtccTATCTTTTAACTCTGTGCTGAGTAGAAGCTATGTCATCATGGGGTGGGAGATGACATCACATACTCTACGGTAGTGGTATAATGTTTTTCTTACCCCAACCAAACCTAAGATGATTTCAATTCAACGGAATCCCAGCCCCTACTTAAGTTCTAAGAATCACTGACTTTGTCAGCAGCCTTGGCTCTTGGGACCGCCACACCTATTAATTCTCTCTGAAATGCGCCCTACAGAGTCCTCCTCATTGTCTCGTGTTCCCacaggaaaccctgtctctgaTGTGAGCTTGAAGACCAAGCCCCCGGGGGAATGGGTTATGGAGGGAAACAAGCTGGTCCTCATCTGCTCCGTTGCTAACACCACTGAAAATATAACTTACCTCTGGTACAGAGGGGCCCTGGGTTTAAATCTGGAAAAGAAGACACTGCCTTCAATAACAGCAGAGTTTGAGATCAGTGAAGTGAAGCAAAGCGATGTTGATCAATATTACTGTGCAGCTGACAACGGCCATGGCCCTGTTCTCAGTGAGCTGGTGAACATCAATGTCAGAGGTAAGAAACACAAAATACCACATTTCAGCCAGCAAGTCTCATCTAAGCTCCACACTCCCCAGAGCTGTCCTTTAGGGCACTCAGTGAGGTTGAGTCTCTAGAGGACGCAGAAAACATGGGTCTGCCACAGTATCAAGGTACCTTCCTCTAATTGTCCACTGTTGATTAGTTCCAGTGTCTCGCCCTGTCCTTACATTTGTGGACACTGGAACCCAGGCTGTGCTGGGGGACCTGGTGGAGCTTCACTGTAAGGCCTTGAGAGGCTCACCCCCAATCTTCTACCAGTTTTATCATGAGAACATCATTCTGGGGAACAGTTCAGACCACTCTGGAGGAGGAGCATCCTTCAACTTCTCCCTGACCGCAGAACATTCTGGAAACTTCTCCTGTGAAGCCAGCAATGGCCAGGGTGTCCAACGAAGTGAAGTGGTGGCTCTCAACTTAACAGGTATCTCTTAGGCTTGGGACTGTCAAGGTCAGTGTCTCTTCCCCAGCATCCTGGAAGAGCTTCAGGGTTTCCAGGGGATGTTGTCAGGGGCGGGGCTTCTGTAATGATGCTGTCACAGGTGGTGTGCATGAGAGGTGTGGAGAATGGAGTTTGAATGTCTATCCTCTTTCATAAGTGTAAGAAGCAGAAGTTCTCTAGATAAATAAGGACACCCCCCTCTCATGAGGAGCATCCCTTGAACATAATCTACACCTAAAGTGTCTGTTCTCCAAACCCAATCCCTTTCTTACAGTAGCTTGTGTGCAGGTCTCTCCTTAGTGCCCACTGTGAATGGAATCGGCAACCTCTCCTCAGGACTCACTGGCTGGCTGATTGGCTGTCTTGGCCCCATCGCCACGGTCCTAATATTTTGCTACTGGCTCAAGAGAAAAATAGGTTAGTAACTGAACATACTCATATGTCACTACTATAACCTTTTCCCCCTGAAATAGACTGCATTTGTGGCACACAGCGAGGAGTGAAGTGTATGCCCTAGCTACCTTGTCTATGGGTCTCCTTATAAACTTTCACCGCTTGCTGAAGCACCATTTCTAGGAAAGTTATTTATGTCTTCATATTTCACCAGCTGgtattttttcttctgtgatttaacttttacataaaatgtaactattttttaaatccaGTCAACAAGTAGGGAAGAGGAACACTGGGCTGCTCACCCTGGCCTAGCTCTGGTCCTGACCTCAGTGCAGCAGTCTTACCCAAGGGCGTCACatgcttttccttctccctgaAATAGATTTCATGTTCCTACAAGTTCTGACCATTCCTGGATCTTTCCCACTTTTTGGATGAAATATATTAATTTCCCCCTTCTGGAGTTCTCACTTGGTAATATAGCCAATGACTGTTCTCCATTTTGAATTTTAAGTTATTTACCTTCCCCGTTTATCCCAACCCATAATTTAATATGTGGTTGTTTAACTATTCTCCACTGAGCAAGCTAAAGATGTGTCAGTAGGGGACTGTGTGCGGCTATCATTTGAACATCTGTGGACACCTTGCTTTACCCCATCTGTAACTTGACCATGCCAGCATCTGGCTCAGCCCCTGGGCAGGATAAGATTCATCAGGGTGGATGcaaaattaaaagcaaagcaTGTAACCAAAATTTCTAGTACTCATCGGCTTTGAGAAGTTGACTTAACTCTTCTGGACCTGAATCACCTTGATTGTGATAGGAAGACCCCATAAATGCCCCCTGGAGACATAGCGCCATCCAAACTGAGCACCACCAAGACAGGAGGGCAGTGAAAGGCCCACACTGACACATGCTCTCATTTTTCTGCCTTGCAGGAAGACAATCGGATGATCCACTCAGGTAAGGACTCTGCTTTCTCCTATGTGCTGATGATGCCCCAAATCtacgttttaaaaattatttttgtgacaGTATAATATAGTTATATCAAttactttcctccctccaaatacTCCCATATACCCTTCCctgctctttttcaaattcatgacctcttttacacacacacacacacacacacacacacacactctctctctctctctctctctctctcacacacacacacacacacacacacacacacacacacacacacacacctaaacctAAACACCACCTGCTCAGTCTGTCTATTGACTGTATGCTTGTCcccagggctgaccatttggtactggGTAACCTACTGGTGTCTCTCCCCTGGGGACTGTgtctctcccactctcagcattccttagttgcctggaGCTCTTTGCACACAGACCTTCCCCCTGCCCTCTGTAGTTTGTCTACTTTTGTCATCTTTGTCTAGAAAGTCATGTTGGTGGGACTTTAAGGTGGTAGCTTCCtgcattactaggagacacagtctcagcAAACTTTGGAtcctctgactctttttttttttttaattaacttgagtatttcttatttatatttcgagtgttattccctttcccggtttccaggccacatcccccaacccctccccccttctttatgagtgttcccctccccatcctcaccccattgccgccctccccccaacaatcacgttcactggaggttcagtcttggcaggacccagggcttccccttccactggtactcttactaggatatttattgccaCCTATGAGATCaaagtacagggtcagtccatgtatagtctttaggtagtggcttagtccttggaagctctggttgcttggcattgttgttcatatggggtctcgagccccttcaagctcttccagtcctttctctgattccttcaacgggggtcccgttctcagttcagtggtttgctgctggcattcgcctctgtatttgccgaattctggctgtgtctctcaggagagatctacatctggttcctgtcagccagcacttctttgcttcatccatcttatctagtttggtggctgtatatgtgtgggccacatgtggggcaggctctgaatgggtgttccttcagtctctgttttaatctttgcctctctattacctgccaagggtattcttgttccacttttaaagaaggagtgaagcattcacattttgatcatctgtcttgagtttcttttttctaggcatctagggtaattcaagcatttgggctaatagccacttatcaatgagtgcataccatgtgtgtttttctgtgattgggttatttcactcaggatgatattttccagttccaaccatttgcctatgaatttcataaaggcattgtttttgatagctgagtaatattccattgtgtagatgtaccacattttctgtatctattcctctgttgaagggcatctgggttctttccagcttctggctattataaataaggctgcaatgaacatagtggagcacgtgtcctttttatatgttggggcatcttttgggtatatgcccaagagaggtatagctggatcctcaggcagttcaatgtccaattttctgaggatcctccagactgatttccagaatggttgtaccagtctgcaatcccaccatgtTGGTGGGACTTTAAGGTGGTAGCTTCCTGCATTACTAGGAGACATAGACATTGTCTCAgcaaacttctgatcctctgactcttacagtctttccaacccctcttccatgatgttcccaGAGCCTCTGGTGTGGAAGTGTTTCATAGATGTATACGCTGGGAATAGACTTCACAACTGTGCATTTCAATGGGTTGtgtctttctgtagtggtctctgCCTGTTGCAGAGAAGTTTTCCTGACGAGGGATGAGGACTacatttatctgtgggtataagggcaaatatttaaaatgtagttaGAATTCAGGCTGGTTTAGTAACTGGTGGTTGTACGGTCCCAAGATTGATGACATCATTAGCCTGGAGTATGAGTGGCCACTACTGCATCCTTAGGGGGTCATGCCACACTGGTGGTTGGTGTAGTTCCTAGGTGTCATAGTTGAAAAGGTCTGTCCCTTCTTATGAACTTCCATGGTGCCTTCGAGTACCATGAAAACTTACCTTTAAAGCCCTGATGTCCTCTTTCGTGAGCTgcttccatgtttttttttttttttttttgattctttttttcggagctggggaccgaacccagggccttgcgcttcctaggcaagcgctctaccactgagctaaatccccagcctgctTCCATGTTTTACAACTAAAGCTCATTCCTGAGTTTCCCCTGTTGGCAACTTTGGACATTAATTTGccatttttcttttactaatCACTTTAAACCTTTTTGCCATGCTCTCTATGGCTTCCTTCCAACGCCTCTGCGGTTTTCTTCCTTTGATTTCTTTTGGTCTCGTCCCTGGTTTATTCAAGCAGTCGGCCTGCTTATAGCAGAGAACTTCAAGTAAATGGAAAGAACCTGAGCTTCTAGAAGGATATTAGGGCAGGTAAGctgtatgtgctgtgtgtctCTGACATGTAGGACAGACAGTAATAAAAACACTGAAAACGTTGTCGATGACGTTTGTTAGAAGCTTAGAGGAGGACAAAGTTCTAAAATACTTGCAAGTTCCAAATTTAGTTTGAGCATCTTCCACATCAACAATAGACACTTGATCCATATCCCGGTGGTGCAGCATGTGCATGGCCATTTTCTTTTGctccttcctcaagttgcttacTCTGGTCAACTATCCATTTTTAACGGAGATGAATCACTGATTCTTTATTTAGTATCCTGTACTGTCCTAAGGTACTAGGAGTTAGACTCCCTGATAAGGGGACAGATAAGGAGAGTGATCATGACTAGGAATGAAGAAAGTCAACTTCAAAGATGCTGGTTTCTTTGCTACCTCCTGACCCAAGACAAAAGCCTTAAAACAAAGGCCTTGTGGGATTATCCTGATATGTCTTGATGATAGACTGGCTCAGCAAGATCAagatctttcttttaaaaaatatatttatttgtaagtgTATAGATGGTTTGCCTGCTTCAACTGTGTATTATGTCTGTGCATTGCCCATGGAGGAGGGTGTGGggccccctagaactggagttatgtaTGGTTGTGAGCTAAGCTGCCAtgcaggtgctaggaattgaacccaggtccttttgACGGAgagttcagtgctcttaactgctgagccatctctccagtttccaAGTTCAAGATCTTATCAGGACACATTTACACCACAGTTGTGGGCTAATTGGCCATTCAGTCTTTTTTCAACTGATCAGCCTCAGATCATTGTTTCGGTGacttagaaacaacaacaaaaacagttctcaggggttggggatttagctcagtggtagagcgcttg carries:
- the Fcrl1 gene encoding Fc receptor-like protein 1 precursor — protein: MLPWFLLLICALPCEPAGNPVSDVSLKTKPPGEWVMEGNKLVLICSVANTTENITYLWYRGALGLNLEKKTLPSITAEFEISEVKQSDVDQYYCAADNGHGPVLSELVNINVRVPVSRPVLTFVDTGTQAVLGDLVELHCKALRGSPPIFYQFYHENIILGNSSDHSGGGASFNFSLTAEHSGNFSCEASNGQGVQRSEVVALNLTGLSLVPTVNGIGNLSSGLTGWLIGCLGPIATVLIFCYWLKRKIGRQSDDPLRSPPQTVLQESNYHNSPDPGHPEPVYENVNAVSGDEVYSLVYHTQQELGPTAAQHVSTHGASELSSGIYSKPRINIVYVDYEDTM
- the Fcrl1 gene encoding Fc receptor-like protein 1 isoform X1 yields the protein MLPWFLLLICGNPVSDVSLKTKPPGEWVMEGNKLVLICSVANTTENITYLWYRGALGLNLEKKTLPSITAEFEISEVKQSDVDQYYCAADNGHGPVLSELVNINVRVPVSRPVLTFVDTGTQAVLGDLVELHCKALRGSPPIFYQFYHENIILGNSSDHSGGGASFNFSLTAEHSGNFSCEASNGQGVQRSEVVALNLTGLSLVPTVNGIGNLSSGLTGWLIGCLGPIATVLIFCYWLKRKIGRQSDDPLRSPPQTVLQESNYHNSPDPGHPEPVYENVNAVSGDEVYSLVYHTQQELGPTAAQHVSTHGASELSSGIYSKPRINIVYVDYEDTM